Within the Carassius auratus strain Wakin unplaced genomic scaffold, ASM336829v1 scaf_tig00011628, whole genome shotgun sequence genome, the region ACAACTACCCTATTAGggctcacaataaaaaaaaaacagaagatccgattgtcatgcatatctttcagtgaagcaaggttctgtgatcagcagtaaatctccatccaaagGCTAGAGGGTGCTCTCGCGCTGAAACTTCAAATATGCCACGAATAAGGAATCGTAGCtggataaacagaagatttaactgcttttatttcatttactacacagagccatagatcactgagAAGCTATGCAAACAGCTGTCATTTCTTcaacttcagtgattttttttctgcgTAATTTGTCAGTGAACTATAGCTCTGTGTAGTacatgctgctccatctgaaagcacgtgatgatgatttactgctgattacagaatgtctcaggttacttatgtaaccatagttccctgagtaggacactacatcctctaggggtcgctatgggcaGCGCCTTGTCGTGACccttgtctgaagcatacattgaaaaacaccaacaacatgttgGCTGGCGATAGCCCATGACGTCACTATCGGTGCGACTGATAGAACACATCATCCACTTCTTAGTCTGAAGCTTGCGTTTGAAGCATGgcttccctactcagggaaccgtGGTTGCatatgtaacctgagacgttcccttacaagggaacttcaaactgcatcctctagtggtcatatggggaacagtatacccacatcACTGAGTAGCGTGCAGGACAGAACCATGGCAAGCACTAAGTaacaactctaccatttccatcgGAGATGTCCCTGGGACATTAgatggctgtccatgacattattcCTTACGACCAAAGGCCTAGTATAGGCTACAGACCCAAACTTACCAGTTAGGGCCAGACTCCTGGGCCCAAGGTAGAGCTCAAGGGTTGGAATCAAGAATAGATTTCTTTAAAGGGATATGACCAAGAGCCTAGCATCAAACTAAGTCTTGgtctgtcacacaggggctaccgcttgctaTCGCATACGCTTGCTGAAGGAACGGTCACAACAGATCACTAGTAGCAATACCCTGTTTAAATAGGTATACTGAGGGAACATAGGTGGAGTGACGCCCAACATTAACAGGGCTTTTACAAGCTCAAGAAAGGGCACTAAGCAACCGcgcaaagccctcaccatataggattttaaaaAAGAACACCGAGTACTAGCGTGCGAACTtaacataacattgattttaGGATACTGTTCTAAAGGGCTCTCATGGCACTCTGAAAgggcagctcatagatggaatagtACATCCCAAAACCAATATGTTTGACCTACCACATGTTCTAATGCTGGAACGGCTAGCAGTAATTTACTTAGCTGAGGGAGCCTTAACCCAGATCTCAACGGGAGAGGGGGATCGACCTACAGTATGATCATTAGAATCAGAAGGGTAAGCATACTGCAAGCTAGCCAAAAACTCAGTGCATCAGAGAGGCGGAGGAAGGGCCTAGTTCACCTGATGCTGCTGGTTCCAGGTGCTCTGGAAAAACAAAGAACTTCTGTGGAGTTGAATTCCTTGCTCTGTGGGCTGTTCTCATGGTAGTTAAAGGCTAGATAGGTAAAAGGGCATTACTTGAAGCTAAAAGCAAATGCTAagagctaaaactaaaagcataatgCTCGATGCCtcacagggccgtgcacagaccttttgaggggcatgtgctgaaactgaaaaagggcaccccccccccccccttttatatcaagattatttagtaagcctgcataaaaggaagaaatggtcacatcttcatgacaaattcaataacacaaaataatagtctcaaaagctttagatttattcacgattaataacaaccataataataatattagataattagataatatagataaacagggttttaagggcttctttaaatctaatacaacagcaaccttctgtgacccatgtatctggcaaaaaattgatactgtggtggaccagggatgttggtctcttgaaggtctcttattcactacactttccctaaaataagccagcaatgaaaaaataaataaaaatagtgtgaaaagtacagttgcagtgaaaagcatttctgaaggatcacgtgacactgaagagtactgaactggagtaatgatgctgaaaattcagctttgatcacaaaaataaaatcacattttaaaatatattcaaatagaaaacagttatttaaaattgtaaaaatattacacaatattactgattttgctgtattttggatcaaataaatgaagccttggaatgaatcatgaattacattctgcatgataaaatataaagatttcagtgatcttctgtaattttttttttagttactactacattactgtagtaaaaccgtgttttacaacattttatacagagagtatacagagagtatatcataacatgattagcctaaatgttaataaattaagtctaTCAGCAATCatgaatcaaagaagaaatttcttagaaatatatgttatctaggtgacgaggatcactcgctgCTTTGTGTAAGTTGTGTAAGGCTTTTTGCTTAACagcggggggcgcacctgttatgatttcccgatggtaaaaacaaattatgttgttgtattacttatcaatatatagtttttgaccagcgaatgtgtgcaaatgtgattttttttctgtccgtcattaaaacggcgacggtgcctgccgctgccggcatcacattacattttcatctacaggttacaaactagtttttttaggtatatagacggagcgctcagtttttcctgtggtaaaatgcatttggccaaattagcattttataaaagatgaaatgcaactgtatgcacaggctatttaagtgttggctatatattggctatgactagatggcaaatgctagccctctctctcaggcgacgtcccacatgtctcagccagtgagtcagtcagacatcaaataaataaaatatgagcctttatagacagtgtttagtagtacttattcaaacaacaagatatttatttacccttcgcaaaactgttcagctcagctattgcctactgtgcggctgctgtggaacttcagttgattcgatgaatatagagggggcggagttatcagcttactgacagcttgaggatcgaataagatttacacaagctcgttttaagaactttaatttggtaaaacagacagacaggcgtaaagggtgaccaatagcattgattaaaaaaaataaaaaataaaaataaaaaataaaaacaccaccaagaaaagggcacttcggagtgtaagggcaaaaagggcatgtgctctgcacaggttgagccctacctgtgcacgtgcctgatgCCTCAGCAAGAGGGGATATCCTGGACAACCAGGAAATTTTGTAGTGCCGTGCCAGgggcctgatgatcaagaaggCTCCCGCAGAAGCCTATGACCTGGCCGCATGATCCAGGAAGCATGAAGCCGGAACCAGGGCTATCATACTGGCTGGACACAATATCGATGAGTGAAGTAACACTGCAAGTCGATCACCTGGTTTCTGAATGCAGCCAAGTGGGGTGCTCACAGAGGACCTACCTTAGAAAGGACAGAAGCCCACAGGTCCTGGAAAAACACTGCAAAGAAATCTCATAGAAGGATTATaaacacataaccaccagcacattaatacatacatatacacacacacacacacacacacacacacacacatacacacgcatgtatgtatgtgtgtgtgttcctttgCCCCGTGATTCCTCCTACCCCTACACGCAGGTGGGGTAGGAATGTGAGCTGCGACTCTAGACTTCTAGAGCGCCGCCATTGTGTCCAGCttagccacagcctgacctgctgctgcgtatgacCCTGTCATTTAACAACATGTCtcctgaaggggcttagatggcaaggagggagtgTTAAGAGACGATGCCTTACCCATAGAGAGATAGCTAAACAGCGTCtattctacagggggcatcctttCGTAGCCGTTTTCGTGTATCGCATCGATATTGGCATAAGACTTATGCTGGAATCTATGGATGCATGAGGAAAATGGTCTCTTCCATTCCTTCTCGATCTCTGTATGGCGATCAGGAAGAAATGGAAGGCTTAGCTGGAGGGCTATGGCAAGAAAGATAACTCTCATAGAGAAGACCTTGCGGCGTCACTTTCTTAGCTGGCTTCGAACGGTCATCCTCAGACGACAACTGCTCTTCCTGGGCCAAACTCAGCATAGCACTGGCCCCCGGATCAGACGATGTTAAAGAAAATAACATCATCCTCTAGCGGCTCTCTATCGTTCACAGCCGACGAGCGCGTAAGGAAAAGTTCCTCTTTAAACTCATCAGCCAGATCCACTTGCGATCcccacaagctcattctcctccatgCCTCAGCAGCGGCGGGTCTTGAACTGCGGGAAGCATATGGCTGCCCTCTGTCCTCGAAAATCAGTATTCCCTGATGACAAGCAACGATctctgcatttttatgtttgggtgaagagcatgtACGTGATGTCCTCAAGGGGGCAATTTGCGTGCATTGTCAGCGTTTTCTGATGTAAAAGCTCTGCTCTAATAACgacgacacggatgcacacatcctGTAAACGTTTTGCTAGTTCTCGCCATGATAGAATAAAGATCGCTCGTACAGTATTCAAAATGtatgcttcaaacaaaacagtcagtgaagacgaagacgAGGATGCCATGTTCTCCTGGTGCCTACTTATACTATATTCGCACCGGTAGTGACATAATGGGCTGTTGCTGGCCAACCtgttggtgtttttcaatgtatgtTTCAGACTGGTCAAAATGAGGCAgtccccatagtgacccctagaggacgcagttcaaaaatcccttgaaagggaaccggctttactaacaaAGTGCCCATgacaatttcatttgattaatcgTGCCCTAtaccctacaatgataaaaattcaCCCCCTTTTTTAAAACCCAGGAAACCTAAACAGTCTCAATTATACGCATGACATCATACTGCTGAGGCCCCGACCATGACCACTACTGTACTGTCCCATATTGGCATATTTCCACCCTCAGCCATTTGCACAATGTCTGCCATTTTCTTTGCGCTCGATCAGCTGTAGTGGCAATAGCGTCTTGTAAGCAATGCAGCTGTTTTGTAGTGAACAAAAGAGATTTAATTCTCTCCCATTttcttaatgtttgtttttgatgATAATGGCttgctgtgaacagagctgtttttgaccagGTAAAAAGGGTGAATGTTTTACAGGACCATTGAGGAATTTTTACCAAAGTACTGTATGTTTGCAAATGTTTCATGAAGACCCGTAACGAATCATTCCAAATTGTGGAAAACtttgtaatgtgtgttttttttattattatttttttatgtaaatgagtGCATATTGcatatgagtaaataaataaattctgtgaGCATAATTCTACAGTATTTCTTTCATTCACAGGCCCAGTGTTTATAGAGTTTCCCATAGACACGCTGTACCCTTACCATGTGGTGGAAAAAGAGTTTGCCCCTAAAAACACTCCCAAAGGCCTGATGGGGAAAATCATTGCATGGTATAAACATTTCTCACTATTCAAATACTATTATTCCTGCATTATTCCTTGTTATTAAATGACAAGcaatgtttttttagtttttttttttactaattgacTTTAGCCTGACTGAAACAATTGCTGTTCTTGTCATCACATAGGTATCTCCGGAATCATTTATCAAACTTGTTTGCTGGAGCTTGGGAGACACGTGATCTGTCTCCACTTCCTGTTCACATCCCACATGCCACAGAGGATGAGGTGAAACTTGTGTACCCTGTTGTGGCATATATTGTATTGGAAGTTAGACTGTAGATTCAGCTGATcatgataacaataatattacAAGATTCTGTTATCAGCATCCAGTCTCAGTATATAACACCTTACATAAACGACACCTGGTGCCAGTTGCATAAACGTGTCCTCTATGTGAAGACAGTGTCTTAAGAACCAGTCTGACCAAATAGTAGTTAAGAGGTAATCAGTCGTATGGAGTCTAACTTCCCAGTGACCACCTTTTAAAGAAACgtaaaaatagcaaataaataaataaaaataggtaaCTAACTTGTAAGACTAGTCTAAATTATGCAACTGCCCCAAGAAAGAAAGCTCAAAGATGAAggagaaatgttgaaatgttgacTTGTGCCCCAAATACAGAAGATAAGATCACATTGCACTTTGAGTTGCTCTTAACCTTTTACTCCTTCTAGGTCCAAAGGTGTGTGGAATTAGTGAGCAGAGCCAAGAAACCTGTCATACTGTTAGGCAGTCAGGCAACATTGCCCCCTACACCAGCGGATGATGTCAGGTAAATTAGTAGCTGTCTCTTCAAATGTTCATTGAACAGTTCAGGGGTCGCCTTTTCGGGTCTGTAAATCTCTGACCTTTGGGTCACCAGTTCTAGATTTACCCACTACAAcacttcctgtaaattaatgctGACATATTACATGAATTCATACATTGCCAGTCAAAAACGTGGATGCACCTGCTCAGAGACAAAAGTATGAGATAGCACATAAGTTTGCCAGTTATGAAGTGAACAGAAATGTGAAACAAATCAATACCATATTTTGACTTTAGTGTGATTAATATGTAACTAGGTTCATGAAAATGCATCCTGGAATGATGTAAAACCGTATTGAAAAATTTAATGTATGGTAACTTCCCACTCTCTAATTAatctatttaaaacattaaagttattaaatattatttctttaCTTATTTAGTTAATACAGAAGCACAGCTGTGTAAATGTGTCTTCAAATGCCATTTCATGCATTTCAGTTTCAACTTTTAGATAAGGATTTCTAAGATCCTAAGAAATGTAAGTTAAGTTGACTTTTGGTACCGTATATATGgattacattgatcaaaaatgcatttgGTTTCAAGTCCAAAACAACCAGTGATTACAGTACATGATTGAACAAAAGCACCCATATCACGTGCATTTAGTCAATTtttagtcagattttttttttttttctatgcttcGTTCACAGAAAGGCCTTAGAATCTTTAGGCATTCCCTGCTTCTTAGGTGGAATGTCCCGAGGGATGTTGGGAAAGAACAGCCCACTGCATATTAGACAAAACAGGAGAGATGCCTTGAAAGATGCTGACCTCGTGCTGCTGGCAGGTGAGAAACAATGCCACCTACTGAACTGTTGGAATATGTGCAGAAATGTTTTCCATGCACATACTCATTGTTTGGAAAGTGTTGAAATCTCCGGgaattttaaaaatgtgattccATGCCTGGAAAAGTCACTTAATACGTTTCATACATTCATTCACAAGTCAtggaattatttataaaatattcaattTTGTGGGAAAGTGTGGGAACTCTGGGTTTTGCGTAGTTCTTGTTCCtgaatgtgtttgttttggtgcatAGGCACGGTGTGTGATTTTAGACTGAGTTACGGAAGAGTGCTGAACAGACGGAGCAAAATCATTGCTGTCAACAGAGACCGGAGTCAGCTACTAAAGAACTCCGACATGTTCTGGAAGCCAACAGTGGCCATTCAAGGTAAACGGctacattttacttttaaataatatatagttctGTCATGACATCTGTTGGGGTGATTGGCATGGTAATAATGTACATCACTGTGTTAATGTATTTGTTCTTGATGGAATTGATCTGCTAAGCTGCAGCTGCAGTAGAGCAAGTACAGAGACTTGCTACTGCTGATAAATCCACAACATGCTGATGTGAGCATGTAATGCTGGGTATacaccaaaagataatcgggCTGATTTTGGGCCAATTTCCCCCTTCTgacaatcctagctatgtcccgattatcttgatggttctacagattagCTTACAGATTTTCTCTTGGTGTGATGTATGTTAAGCGTCTCCGAACCGGAGCCGCCCCGATCACGAAtcataaatattcaacatgtttaatatttatgatcaGAAATCCTGTAAAAAATCTTTTGGTGTGTATCCAGCATAAGAAATATTGCTtctgcaaatataacatacattaaataacCCCCATATCATACATGAATCACCTCGTAGCAGATCtacacaggtggagctggggaaggtggagggtttctcaAGCAAGCTGCAACTGCTACTGCAAGCACTAGTCAtacatttgaatgttgagcagcaagctcattggctaccgatgcaggagagaaccaatcagctgtgccatgtaataatgatgtcattaggtcCGATTGAGTTTGACCTATCAGACtacgccatctagagtttcattcCAGAACTAGTAcagttaatatatttgtatttcctTTCCTAACTTATTTAGGTGATGCTGGTTCTTTCCTCCTGCGTCTCTCAAAAGCCCTGAAGGGACACCGATGTCCAGAGGAATGGCCTAGGAGCCTGAAAGAGGGAGATGCCATCAAAGAGAAAGCTAACAGGTGACCTTATCTCAGCTGCTTGGATCCATTGTCTCTGGAGAGAGAATCAGGCCTACAGTACTTGGCTAAAAACATATAGAAATCCCACAATTGGCAGTGTTCCCTCCTGATAATTAAAAGGGCTGTCTGTCCATATACTTTTGTCTATGTTTCATGTTGTCTAGCAGTATAGGTTCTCATTATGCCAGTTTTTGCCATCAGAGCAAAAGCGGATGAGAAGACAGAGAGGCATTTGAACCCCCTGAGTGTTTTGCATCGTGTGGATGAGCTCTTGGCTGAGGACAGCATCATAGTGGCTGATGGGGGTGATTTTGTCGGCAGCGCTGCATATATCATGAGACCCCAGGGCCCACTCCGCTGGCTGGACCCAGGTTAGTGGCAGAGTGTCACAGCTTTTGTGTTTGAGATTTAGGATTATCCTCTTTTGTTCAGATGCTCTCAACGTAAGATGATTCATGCTTTTTTGAATTTACATAACAGCACTTAACAAAACAACATATCCATATAtattgaaatcatttttaatacattCGTCTTTTGTCCTGACAAGcaacattaattttttattatatttttgtttatttcctgCAGTTATATTAAGTTTTGGTACAATCTAATTCCATAATAATCTTCAGTACTTTTTTTTAGTCAAATCCACTTGTAGTATTTTTGTTCATAATGATTTGTGGCTTCCCTTTTCCTCAGGGGCCTTTGGGACTCTGGGTGTTGGAGGAGGTTTTGCTCTGGGGGCAAAGCTTTGTCGACCTGAGTCTGAGGTaagattttaaatcaaatattttttcttgtttaaaaatcatgttttactaAACGCTCCATTGTGTGCACAATACAGCTTTAATCACATTAGAAGGGAGCGTATGGACAAAGCCAATGTCTTGTTTGCAGGTATGGATTGTTTACGGCGATGGCTCACTTGGATATAGCGTGGCTGAATATGATACCTTCACACGTCACAAGGTACCAACCATAACACGTGTAACAACTCTTACAACACTGTCTTTTACAGCATCCAGTTCAGAATGTAGTAGAATGAAtgtgttttgtaaaaatgcagaacGTCTCCaacctcttaaagggatagttcacccaaaatgatgtCATGAATTTGCTCTCGACTTTTGTTCATTTTCGAGAAAcaaatgtagatatttttaatgaaacctgaggcATTTCTGTTCCTCCACTGAAAGTCCATTTCATCAAAACTTTAAtgcttcaaaagttattaaagttCATTAAAATAACACCTATGAATTGAGAGGTTTAATATGAGTATGAGACATGATCATTTTGTATGATAAACAgattgtttaaaattatatttagataaAACAAGCACAAAGGCAGCAAAAATGAAACACTTGGCCATAGACCTCCACTGTAATATAACTATCAacacttctttttcttttaaccATCTTGGATATTCTGAATGGAATTTGATGGTGCTATTttaacctggaatattccttCAAAACATCCTTGCTGTGGCTTCCCTTGCTTTTCTCTTGACTGCCTTGTGGTCTCCCGTCAGACCCCAGTGATCGCTCTGGTGGGAAATGATGCATGCTGGAGTCAGATCTCCAGAGAACAAGTGCCTATGCTCGGGAGCAACGTAGCCTGTGGTCTTGCCTTTACAGGTGAGAGGCTTTGGTGCAGTGTAATCATTAAATTCTTGTTCACTGCATTTGTTTGAATGTCTTTGCAGTTTGTTTAATGTAACGATTAAGCTCTTTTCCTAAGGGATGTAATGTATATTCATCAGTCATAGTGAGGAGTTGCATCACTTGCTGTTCCATTCCACCTCTTCCTTGCAGATTACCATATTGTAGCCGATGGTTACGGGGGCAAAGGTTACCTGATTGGCCGAGAGGATGAGTCGCAGCTTGATGACATCATTAAAAAGGCGCAGAAGGAGTGCAGAGAGGGAAAGGCCGTTCTGCTGAATGTTCTTATTGGAAAAACTAACTTTAGGGAAGGTTCAATCTCAGTTTAAAGAGAAACACTGTCCTGCCTAGATACCCAAAGTCTTTCTGGTGTTGTCATGCTCAAAATATACCATAGGTTGCACCCTTTACAAAGTTGATTTTTTAAAAGGAGTTCAAAGCAACAACATATcagatgtttaaaaacatttcttctgtTACGATGTGACTAATGCAATGTTCGCAAAACTCTCAAGAACATGTCTCGCTCACAGTTcatcccaaaaccaaaataactaaatgctaaaatgtttaaagaaaattaagcttGTGCTCAGGATCATAATTTCTTTTTCTAATATGTCATTATATTTCCCCTTACCCTTATTACTGTAGagcaaaaaagggaaaaaatattgtatattataaaaaaaaaaaaaaaaaaaaaaaaaaaatatatatatatatatatatatatatatatatatatatatacacacacacacacacacggggtagtattgttgtattttaatttatgaaatattttaaacaattttaaaagaaatattatatgtgaccctggaccacaaaaccagtcttgtcAATTTTTCCAAATGTAtacttatacatcatctgaaatatgctttccattgatgtctggtttgttaggaggacaatatttggccgagatatttGGCCgagaactatttgaaaatctggaatctgagggtgaaaaaaaaaaaaaatactgagaaaatcacctttgaagttctccaaatgaattcttagcaatgcatattactaatcaaaaaataagatttgatatatttgaggtaggaaatttacataatctcttcatggaacatgatctataCTGAATATTCTAATGGTTTTAGgcataaagaaaaatgtataattttgacccatacaatgtttttctgGCTATTGAGACTTAAGACTGGCTTTGTGCTCTAGGGTAACATATTACATATTGTATGgtaatgagaaatatatatatatattgtaattactgatatataataatttttttcttctgaaatgttagcttggacattttttgtgaagtttttgaaaatactttttcGTTAAGCTGAAAAGGAGCAAGCACAGTGCCTTCACTCTCAATAGCATTTTGTAAAATACTGTAGAAATCAGAGTACCGGTGTGATGATCCAGTAAGAtttgattcaaatattatttttgaagcACACTTTAAGAATGCATGACTatatttaactaataataatgCATTGAAAGACTTGTGTTGTGTGAAGGTTGCAGGATTGATTCTGCTTCATACATCCTTCGTACAGAGTGCCTGTGATTACTCTGAAATTTGTTAGAAATAATTTTCAAAGAATTGCGTCTACAGTTGTTTTGGACATTAATATTTCACTAATTCATGTATCAAAtgggtttatgtttgtttatCTAGAAATAATCAGTGTAAACCAAAGAAATATCCTAGCAAATACTTGCAAATGCAGTTTATGTTTTTGCTGCAGTATCAGACCATAATGCCTCTCCTGGGTTTGTGATTGATGACTTGAGCATCCCCCACAAAATGCCCACTTGAATATGGCTATGTGTTTTATCTATCAACATTTGCTGATGTAATAAAATCTCTAAAGAACAGAACTATTGTTTGCTTTACCCCTAAAGACATGAACCACTAGATGTCAGACAACTCTACTACTAACCCATGAGACATCATTCATCAGCTAGCAGTAAacactgtattaattaatttattattatactttattaatCAGCAGATACAAAAGTAATCGTCTTAGACAtgcttttttctgttgttgttagtTAGGATTTTGAGGTAACatggttatatttttataaaattattatttttttttttttaaatacatggcCAGTGCGTGAAAAAAGAACTAGAGGACGCAAGTACTGAAAATAAGGATGCTCTCATGTCTCTATGCAAGAGGCTGTAAAAAAACTTAAAGCTTCATTAAGCACAGGCACATCATGAGCTGTCCAAAATAGAGAATGCCCTGCTATTAACccattaacttttttattgtagGCAGCATTTGAATGGGAACATATCCTACTTTCACTGAGACTGAACCACTATAAAAGGAGCAACTTACAGATCTGAGATCTTTCTTCAGCCATTGGCCATTGATTTGACTGTTTGCCAATGCTATAGATTGTTAtactacattatattatattattcattaaacTAGTTCTTAGCTTGTCAGATGTTTACTAAAAGGACAACATTAAACACTATTTGTATTATCTCATATATATACAATAATCATATTTCTTTTATTATCAACATCAGCATTGTCAACTAAGTTACCAATAAAACACCCCCGTGCAACTGAGCAATAGGTTCTCCCAAAACCATCTGACCTGTATCACGTGATTGTATTGCCTTTCAGTGAGTGACAGACATTTTGAAAACTGGTAAGTGGATTATATTATGCTATTATACAAAAATGACACgtgtctgtccaaaaaaaaaaaaaaaaaaaaaggcaagtgtGTTAGATGCTACCTGTCAGCTATGTTATTCAGCAATGTTCatca harbors:
- the LOC113073220 gene encoding acetolactate synthase-like protein, which gives rise to MDLSVVLGCSLGAALGGVILATYKLGLLYQLFHKTERQSPRHGGESVAEVLRAHGVKFVFTLVGGHISPILVACEKLGIRIVDTRHEATAVFAADAVARLSGTVGVAAVTAGPGLTNTVTAVKNAQMAESPLLLIGGAAATLLQGRGALQDIDQMSLFKPLCKFCASVRTVREIVPTVKKALAAAQSGTPGPVFIEFPIDTLYPYHVVEKEFAPKNTPKGLMGKIIAWYLRNHLSNLFAGAWETRDLSPLPVHIPHATEDEVQRCVELVSRAKKPVILLGSQATLPPTPADDVRKALESLGIPCFLGGMSRGMLGKNSPLHIRQNRRDALKDADLVLLAGTVCDFRLSYGRVLNRRSKIIAVNRDRSQLLKNSDMFWKPTVAIQGDAGSFLLRLSKALKGHRCPEEWPRSLKEGDAIKEKANRAKADEKTERHLNPLSVLHRVDELLAEDSIIVADGGDFVGSAAYIMRPQGPLRWLDPGAFGTLGVGGGFALGAKLCRPESEVWIVYGDGSLGYSVAEYDTFTRHKTPVIALVGNDACWSQISREQVPMLGSNVACGLAFTDYHIVADGYGGKGYLIGREDESQLDDIIKKAQKECREGKAVLLNVLIGKTNFREGSISV